In Luteipulveratus mongoliensis, the DNA window GGTCAGCCAGCCGCCGTCGTCGGACAAGACTCCGTGGACGGCGTACTCGGCATCGCCGTGGCGGGCGACGAGGAGCCTGGTGGGTGTACGCACGCACTCACCCTATGAGGCGGTCCGGGCGCGTGGGCCGGGCCGCCGAGGACGGCAGCGAGACCTCGAGTCCGAGACACCCAGCGAGGTCCTTGATCTCACGTCGTACGGCGGCTCCGAGAGCCTTCGAGAACGTCACGTCCTCGTGGATCGCGTTGACCCGCAGCACTCCCTTTGCATGGTCCGCGGTCGCGTCGACCTTGCCCACGAGGCGGTCGCCGTGCAGGACGGGGAGGGCGTAGTAGCCCCAGCGACGCTTGGCCGCCGGCTTGAACATCTCCAGCTGGTAGTCGAACTCGAACAGGTCGACCATGCGCTTGCGGTCGTAGATGAGGCGGTCGAGCGGCGACAGCAGGGCCGTACGCCCGGCGAAGGGCTGGCCGAGCAGCGTCGGGTCGACGCGCCACGTGCCCCGGACGTCCTCGACCACCGCCTGCTCACCGACATCACCGACGTCGAGCGGCTCCTCAGGGCAGTCCGGCCCGGTCGCGCGGGCGATGCCGAGTGAGCGCAGCCGCCGCTCGTTGCGAACCCGCAGCGCCTCGTCCGCCGGCACGACCGGGTCGTCGGCGTAGACCCGAGAAGCCAAGTCCCACAACCGATCTCGGCCACGGCGTCCGACCACTGCGACGTCGCCGCGCTGCATCAGGCAGTCGAGCATCCGGCCGACGTTGCGGTTGTTGTTCCAGCCCGTCGACTGCCACGGCACCTCACAGATGTCGGGCAGCTCGCGGGACGTGAGCGGCCCGTCCGTCTCGAGCCGGACCAGGATCTCTCGACGGCAGGCTTCGTTGGTCCGCACCCACTCACCGGCGTACGCCTCCCACGGCTGCAGGTCGTGGACGCCGGGCCACTGCGCCATGTCGGCGCGGTAGAGCGCGAGGTCCTCACGGGGCCGCAGCATCGTGCGGAACTCGACCAGAGTCTGGTCACGCACCGCTCTCGCGAGCTGCTCCGGGTCGTACGCCGGACCGAGCCGGCTCCAGGCCACCAGGTCTGCACTCGGCGCGACCGCCTTGACCGCGTCGACCTGCAGCAAGGTCAGGTGACGCACCACGTCCATCAGGTCAGTGGGTCGCTGCCGGTCCAGCAGCTGGGCACGCACAGCCAGTCGCCGAGCATCAGCGCGCGAGAGCTCGTGGACGGTCACCCTTGGAGGCTAGGCGTGCGCACCGACGGCGACTACCCCGCGGCGGACCGCGCGATCTGTCGGTGGACCTCGACGTGGGCCCGCACGGGCGCCATCAGCTCCTCCTCCGACATGGTGGAGATCCGCTCCAGCTGCTCACGCGCGTGATCGGTGCTCGGGGTGACGATCTGCACCCATGCACCGGCCGGCGCCGGCAGGGTCATCCCGGTCATCTTGACCTCGACGTCGCCGACCGCCGGATGCCGCACGGTCCGGACGCGCAGCGGGGGCGCCGCCACGTCATTGCGCTCCCACATCCGCGCGAAGTCCGTGCTCGCGCCGCACATCCGCTCGATGTACGCCCGCCACTCCGGGTCATCGACGTATTTGCCGTACGCCGAACGCAGGTAGGCGACCATCCGCCCCACCTCGTCGGCGCGGGTGACGAACGGGTTGCAGCAGTCGGCCAGCGTGAAGATCTCCCACAGGAGATTGCGCGGCCGACCGTCAGAGGCGGTCTTGGTGCACCGCGGGAACAGCCGCTCGTAGGCCTCGTTGCAGGCCAGCAGGTCGTACTTCGCGCTGACCACGCTGGCCGGCAGCACTCCGAGGTGGTCCAGGATCGTCTGCAGCTCCTCGGGCAGCGTGCCGTCGACGGATGCGCTGGGGACGCTCGGCACGCCGGCCATCCGATAGAGGTGCGCCTTCTCGGTCTCATCGAGCGACAGGGTCCGGGCCACGGCGTCCAGCACCTGCACGCTGACGTTGATCGGCCGTCCCTGCTCCATCCAGGTGTACCAAGTAATCCCGATCCCGGAGAGCTGGGCGACCTCCTCGCGACGCAAGCCCGGCGTACGACGCCGAGAGCCGGCCGGCAGGCCGACGGACTCCGGGGTGACCCGCGCCCGTCGCGACTTCAAGAAGGCGGCCAGCTCAGCGCGGCGTACCTCCTTGACGACGCGAATGCCGTCCAGCTCAGAGATCGTCATGCAACCATCCTGACTCAGGACACCGACAACAACCAGGTGCTGTCAGTACCCGTATAAGCGGGCTCCTGTTACCGGTGTCAGAACGCGCGCACTCTCGTCGGCATGACCCAGACGACCACTGCGCCCGCCCGATCGGCGCCGCCCAACCCAGCCTCCGCCGTACGACCTGGCCTGCTGCTCGCCGTCCTGCTGACCGCCCAGTTCATGGTCGGCCTGGACCTGGCCATCGTCAACGTCGCGATCCCCTCGATCCAGTCCGACCTCGGCGCCACCGGCTCGGGACTGCAGCTCGTCCTGTCCGGCTACGTCATCTCGTACGCCGTCTTGCTGGTCACCGGCGCGCGGCTCGGCGACCGCGTCGGGCAACGGACCATGTTCACCACCGGCCTGATCGTGTTCACCGCGACCTCGCTGGCCTGCGGACTCGCGTGGTCGACCAGCTCGCTCATCGCGTTCCGGTTCCTGCAGGGCGCCGGCGCGGCGGCCATGGTCCCGCAGGTGATGACCCTCATCCAGGTCACCTTCACCGGCGCGGCACGGGGCAAGGCGCTCGCGCGGTACGCCGCCGTCATCTCGGGCGGTGCCGTCGTCGGTCAGGTGCTCGGAGGGTTGATCGTCACGGCGGACATCCTCGATACCGGATGGCGCGGCGTGTTCCTCGTCAACGTGCCAATCGGGTTGGCAGCGTTGATGATTGCGCCTCGAGTCATTCCCGGTGGCAGTGCTCGGCCCGGACATCGCCTCGATGTGAAGGGACTCCTGCTGCTGTCCCCCGCGGTGCTGCTGATCGTGCTGCCGCTCGTCCTCGGGCATGACCAGGACTGGCCGGCGTGGACGTGGGTCGCGCTGGCCGCCAGCGTCGTCGTGCTCGCCGGATTCGTCGTCGTAGAGCGGTCCGTCGCGGCGCCGCTGTTCCCCGGCCGGCTGATGAAGGCACCCGGTCTGGTGCCGGCGGTCGCGTGCAACACGCTGGTCATGGCGACGTTCGCCGGGACACTGTTCTCCACGGCGATCCACATGCAGGGTGCGCTCGGCTACTCGGCGTTGCACACAGGGCTGTTGTTCGTGCCGATGGCGGTCGCCTTCGCAATCGCGAGCATGAACTGGGGCAAGATCCCCGTGCGCCATCACCCGGGGATGATCCGACTCGGGCTGCTCCTCGCCGCCGCGACCCTCATCGCCATGGGCCTGCTGCTGCGCGACGGGCGCGACTTCGGCCCGGTCGAGATCGCAGTGTTCACCCTCAACGGGTTCGGCTACGGCTTCGCGATGAGTCCGTTGATGACGACCGCGCTGAGCAAGGTGCCGCTGGCCGAGGCCGCGGATGCCAGCGGCTTCATGACGACCTCCGTCCAGCTGGGCAACGTGATCGGTGTCGCGACGTTCGGCACGCTCTTCCTGACACATCTGGAGGAGCACGTGGTGCACGCGTCGGCGCAGGCGTTCGGTCTCACCCAGATCGTGGAAGGCGTGGTGATCGCGCTCGCTGCAGCACTCGCGATCGTGGCCACCCGTCCCCGCGCCGTGCCAGCCGTCGCCCAGGTGCAGCCCGAACCCGCCACCTGAGCCGCCCGACCTGCGTGTCCACCGATCGGTGGACACGCAGGTTCAGCCGATCGGGCGTCGCGGCGGACGACCGGCAGACGCCAGTCTCGATGTATGAGCACCGACACCCGCACGTTCGATCCGCAGACCGACCATCCGATGCTGCGCGGCAACTACGCGCCGGTGCCGGTAGAGACCACCGCTCTCGACCTCGACGTCACCGGCACCATCCCCGACTACCTCGACGGCCGCTACCTGCGCATCGGACCCAACCCGATCGGCGAGGCGGATCACCAACGCTACGAATGGTTCTCGGGCGCCGGGATGGTGCACGGACTGCGCATCCGGGACGGCAAGGCCGACTGGTACCGCAACCGCTGGGTACGTTCCGTGGACGTCTCCCAGCGCCTCGGCGAGGAGTGGAAGGGCGGCCCGCACGGCGGAGGCTTCGACTTCGCGGCCAACACCAATGTCATCGGTCACGACGGCCGTACCCTCGCGATCACCGAGTCGGGACCGACGCCGTACGAGCTGGACGACGTGCTCGACACCGTCGGCCCGTCGGACTTCTGCGGGACGCTGCGCAACGGCTACAGCGCGCACCCGCACCGCGACCCGTTGACCGGAGAGCTGCACGCGGTGTCGTACAGCCCCCTGCACGGCAACCGGGTGACGTACACGGTGACGGGCACTGACGGTCGCGTGCGGCGCAGCGTGGACATCCCCATGCAGGCGAACGTGATGATCCACGACTTCTCGCTGACCCAGGACTACGTCGTCATCTACGACCTGCCGGTCGTGCTCGACCTCGGCGCCGCACCGAGGTCGCGCCCGGCTCAGGTCGTCGCGTCGATGTTCACGCGATGGGCTCGCCAGCACCCGATGCCGGGGTTCCTGGAGAACCAGCTGATGCGTGGCTCACAGCGCTCTGCGACACCGGACCTCGGACTCCCTTACCGGTGGAATGACCGCCACCAGGCGCGGATCGGAATCCTGCCTCGCGTGGGTGGATCGAACCATGTGCGCTGGTTCGACATCCCGGAGGCGTTCGTTTATCACACGCTCAACGCGTACGACGACGGCAACCAGATCGTGCTCGAGCTGGTGCGCTATCCCAAGGCTTTCGAGGACGGCAGCGATCCGGTCTCCGGGCTGCCGACCCTGGAGCGCTGGACCATCGATCTCGTCACCGGCTCGGTGCAGCAGGTCGTGCTGGACGACCGACCGCAGGAGTTCCCGCGCGTCGACGAGCGCCTCGTCAGCCGTCAGCACCGCTTCGGCTACAGCGTCAGCCACACCCTCGACGAGTACGGACTCGCGGTCCCTGATGCAGTGCTGAAGCACGACATCGCGAAGGGGTCTGTGGAGGCCGTGTCCTTCGGACCGGACACCGAGCCGGGCGAGTTCGTCTTCCATCCGTCGTCTCCCGATGCCGCGGAGGACGACGGCGTGCTCATGGGATTCGTCTATCACCGCTCCACCGACCGCAGCGACCTCGCGCTCCTCGACGCGGCAACGCTGGAGACGATCGCGACCGTCCACGTGCCGGCACGCGTACCTCATGGCTTCCATGGCAACTGGGTACCGACCGAGGCGGGCTAGGGTCGCTCACGTGGACCGTACGACCGCAGTGCCGCATCGTTCGCAGGCCGGGTGGGGCCCGCTGTGGGAGCTGTACGTCGTCGTCGGGTGTGTGGCCGCCGTCGCCGTCGTCCTCGTCATGGATCACGACAAGCTCGGCCGGGCGCTGGTCGCCGTCGCCGCGATCGTGGTGCTCCTGATCTGGACGTTCACGTTCGGTCGGCGATTGCTCTACTCGCGCCAGTTCGGTTGGCAGTCAACACTTTTCGCAGGGGGCGTGCTCGCGATACTGGCGTTCGCGCTCTGGTTCTCGGCGCCTGCGACGTCGTTGCTTCCTGTGATCTTTCCCCTGGCATTCATGTCGCTGCCGCTGCGGTGGGCGGTCGTCGCCACACTTGTGGCCAACGTCCTGCCGCCGCTGATCGTGCTGCTCAGCCAAGGATCTGACTCGCCCGACCTCGGCTACTCCGTGGCCGTGTGCCTGATGACCTTCGTGGTGAGCCCGGTCATCGGCGTCGTGATCACGCGGACGGCCCTCCTGAGCGAAGAACGCGCGTCGCTGCTCCAGGATCTGGCAGCCAGTCGCGCCGAGTCGGCCCAGCACGCGCACGAGGCGGGGATCGCCGCCGAGCGGGCGCGGCTCGCCCGCGAGATCCACGACACCCTCGCGCAGGGCTTCACGAGTGTGGTGACGCTCGTACAGGCGGTCGAGTCCGAACTCGACACCGACGAGGACGCGGCGCGACGCCACCTGACCTTGATCGGGACGACCGCGAAGGAGAACCTCGCCGAGGCACGCGCCATGGTGTCCGAGCTGACTCCGACGTCGCTGGGAGACGGCGACCTGGTGGCGGCGCTGCATCGAGAGAGCGAACGGCTCGCCGCCGAGACCGGCATCGTCATGACCGTGACCGGAAGTCCCACGCTGCCGCCACTCGGTACGGCGAAGGACGTCGTCCTCCTGCGCGCGACGCAGGAAGCGTTCTCCAACATTCGCCAGCATGCCCGGGCCAGCAACGCATCGCTCGACATCGATGTCACCGATGGCGCGGCTCGAATCTCGGTGTCCGACAACGGAGTTGGTTTGGTGAGCGAGAAGGCCGGCTTCGGGCTGCGCGGTATGCGCGACCGAGCCGAGCAGGTGGGTGGCGCTGTCACGGTGGGGCCCAGGGAGGGCGGCGGCACCGTCGTACGGATCGAGGTCCCCACATGATCGAGGTGCTGCTCGTCGACGACCACCCGGTCGTGAGGGAAGGTCTGCGCGGCATGCTCGACGCCGAGCCGGACCTCACGGTGGTGGGTCTGGCGGACTCGGGCGAGGAAGCCGTGACGCTCGCAGCCACGCTCACGCCCGACGTGATCTTGATGGACCTGCGCATGCCCGGCATCGACGGCGTCGAGGCGACCCGCCGCATCCTCGCGGTGGACCGGGACGTCGCGGTCGTGGTGGTCACGACCTACGAAACGGACGCGGACATCCTGCGCGCGGTGGAGGCGGGCGCCGCTGGCTATCTGCTGAAGGACGCCTCACGGACCGAGCTCGCCGAGGCCGTACGCGGAGCCGCGCGGGGCGAGACCGTGCTCGCTCCTTCGGTCGCTGGGCGACTGGTCCATCAGGTCCGTCGGCCAACCCGTGCCGGCCTGTCCGCCCGCGAGATCGAGGTGCTCGAGCGCGTCGCGCGCGGCCGGACCAACGCCGAGATCGGGCGGGATCTGCACGTGAGCGAGGCGACCGTGAAAACCCATCTGCTGCGGGCGTTCGCCAAGCTCGAGGTCTCGGACCGTACGTCGGCGGTCACCACCGCGATGTCCCTAGGCCTCCTGGACTGAACCTGTTCGTTCAGCGGACGGATTCTGTCCGCATCAGGGCGGATGCTGTCCGCATGAGCTACTTCATTCAGACCACCATCGACAGCGCGGACGCCCTGACCCAGGCGGACTGGTGGGCCGAGACCCTCGGCTGGCGGGTCGAGACGCCCGACGAGGACTTCGTCCGGTCGATGGTCGAGCAGGGCCGGGCCACGGAGGACCAGACGGTCCGCCACCAGGGCCGGCTCGTGTGGCGCGGCGCGGCCGCGATCTCGCCGACCGATCAGGCGGACGTCCCCGACCGGCCGCGGATGCTGTTCCAGGACGTGCCCGAGCCGAAGGCTGGCAAGAACCGCGTGCACTGGGACGTCCGGACCGGCGAGGACATCGACGAGGTGCGCGCTCGGCTCGAGAGCCGAGGCGCGGCGTACGTCGCCTCCCACAGCCAGGGCCCGTTCAGCTGGCACGTGATGACCGACCCCGAGGGCAACGAGTTCTGCGTCAGCTGAGTACGCCGACCGCATCCTTCGCGGACGACGTCACCTGCGCGCTCGCCGACTGGGCGTGGACGAGCGCGGCGTAGCGACCGTCGCGCTCCATCAGGTCTGCGTGGTTGCCGACCTCGACCGCCTGCCCGTGGTCGAGGACCACGATCAGGTCTGCGTCGCGCACCGTCGAGAGGCGGTGGGCGATCGTCAGCGTCGTGCGGCCGACGCTCAGGGCGTCCACGGCATCCTGGACCGCACGCTCGGTGCGGTTGTCCAGAGCGCTGGTCGCCTCGTCGAGGACGAGGACCTTGGGATCACGAAGGATGGTGCGCGCCAACGCAATTCGCTGCTTCTCGCCACCGGAGAACCGGTAGCCGCGCGCGCCCACCACAGTGTCGTAGCCGTCCGGCAGATCCTGGATCAGCTCGTGCACCTGGGCAGCCTTGGCTGCAGTGACGATCTCGTCGTCGGTGGCGTCCGG includes these proteins:
- a CDS encoding DNA glycosylase AlkZ-like family protein: MTVHELSRADARRLAVRAQLLDRQRPTDLMDVVRHLTLLQVDAVKAVAPSADLVAWSRLGPAYDPEQLARAVRDQTLVEFRTMLRPREDLALYRADMAQWPGVHDLQPWEAYAGEWVRTNEACRREILVRLETDGPLTSRELPDICEVPWQSTGWNNNRNVGRMLDCLMQRGDVAVVGRRGRDRLWDLASRVYADDPVVPADEALRVRNERRLRSLGIARATGPDCPEEPLDVGDVGEQAVVEDVRGTWRVDPTLLGQPFAGRTALLSPLDRLIYDRKRMVDLFEFDYQLEMFKPAAKRRWGYYALPVLHGDRLVGKVDATADHAKGVLRVNAIHEDVTFSKALGAAVRREIKDLAGCLGLEVSLPSSAARPTRPDRLIG
- a CDS encoding helix-turn-helix transcriptional regulator translates to MTISELDGIRVVKEVRRAELAAFLKSRRARVTPESVGLPAGSRRRTPGLRREEVAQLSGIGITWYTWMEQGRPINVSVQVLDAVARTLSLDETEKAHLYRMAGVPSVPSASVDGTLPEELQTILDHLGVLPASVVSAKYDLLACNEAYERLFPRCTKTASDGRPRNLLWEIFTLADCCNPFVTRADEVGRMVAYLRSAYGKYVDDPEWRAYIERMCGASTDFARMWERNDVAAPPLRVRTVRHPAVGDVEVKMTGMTLPAPAGAWVQIVTPSTDHAREQLERISTMSEEELMAPVRAHVEVHRQIARSAAG
- a CDS encoding MFS transporter; amino-acid sequence: MTQTTTAPARSAPPNPASAVRPGLLLAVLLTAQFMVGLDLAIVNVAIPSIQSDLGATGSGLQLVLSGYVISYAVLLVTGARLGDRVGQRTMFTTGLIVFTATSLACGLAWSTSSLIAFRFLQGAGAAAMVPQVMTLIQVTFTGAARGKALARYAAVISGGAVVGQVLGGLIVTADILDTGWRGVFLVNVPIGLAALMIAPRVIPGGSARPGHRLDVKGLLLLSPAVLLIVLPLVLGHDQDWPAWTWVALAASVVVLAGFVVVERSVAAPLFPGRLMKAPGLVPAVACNTLVMATFAGTLFSTAIHMQGALGYSALHTGLLFVPMAVAFAIASMNWGKIPVRHHPGMIRLGLLLAAATLIAMGLLLRDGRDFGPVEIAVFTLNGFGYGFAMSPLMTTALSKVPLAEAADASGFMTTSVQLGNVIGVATFGTLFLTHLEEHVVHASAQAFGLTQIVEGVVIALAAALAIVATRPRAVPAVAQVQPEPAT
- a CDS encoding carotenoid oxygenase family protein, giving the protein MSTDTRTFDPQTDHPMLRGNYAPVPVETTALDLDVTGTIPDYLDGRYLRIGPNPIGEADHQRYEWFSGAGMVHGLRIRDGKADWYRNRWVRSVDVSQRLGEEWKGGPHGGGFDFAANTNVIGHDGRTLAITESGPTPYELDDVLDTVGPSDFCGTLRNGYSAHPHRDPLTGELHAVSYSPLHGNRVTYTVTGTDGRVRRSVDIPMQANVMIHDFSLTQDYVVIYDLPVVLDLGAAPRSRPAQVVASMFTRWARQHPMPGFLENQLMRGSQRSATPDLGLPYRWNDRHQARIGILPRVGGSNHVRWFDIPEAFVYHTLNAYDDGNQIVLELVRYPKAFEDGSDPVSGLPTLERWTIDLVTGSVQQVVLDDRPQEFPRVDERLVSRQHRFGYSVSHTLDEYGLAVPDAVLKHDIAKGSVEAVSFGPDTEPGEFVFHPSSPDAAEDDGVLMGFVYHRSTDRSDLALLDAATLETIATVHVPARVPHGFHGNWVPTEAG
- a CDS encoding sensor histidine kinase, encoding MDRTTAVPHRSQAGWGPLWELYVVVGCVAAVAVVLVMDHDKLGRALVAVAAIVVLLIWTFTFGRRLLYSRQFGWQSTLFAGGVLAILAFALWFSAPATSLLPVIFPLAFMSLPLRWAVVATLVANVLPPLIVLLSQGSDSPDLGYSVAVCLMTFVVSPVIGVVITRTALLSEERASLLQDLAASRAESAQHAHEAGIAAERARLAREIHDTLAQGFTSVVTLVQAVESELDTDEDAARRHLTLIGTTAKENLAEARAMVSELTPTSLGDGDLVAALHRESERLAAETGIVMTVTGSPTLPPLGTAKDVVLLRATQEAFSNIRQHARASNASLDIDVTDGAARISVSDNGVGLVSEKAGFGLRGMRDRAEQVGGAVTVGPREGGGTVVRIEVPT
- a CDS encoding response regulator, encoding MIEVLLVDDHPVVREGLRGMLDAEPDLTVVGLADSGEEAVTLAATLTPDVILMDLRMPGIDGVEATRRILAVDRDVAVVVVTTYETDADILRAVEAGAAGYLLKDASRTELAEAVRGAARGETVLAPSVAGRLVHQVRRPTRAGLSAREIEVLERVARGRTNAEIGRDLHVSEATVKTHLLRAFAKLEVSDRTSAVTTAMSLGLLD
- a CDS encoding VOC family protein, translated to MSYFIQTTIDSADALTQADWWAETLGWRVETPDEDFVRSMVEQGRATEDQTVRHQGRLVWRGAAAISPTDQADVPDRPRMLFQDVPEPKAGKNRVHWDVRTGEDIDEVRARLESRGAAYVASHSQGPFSWHVMTDPEGNEFCVS